A region of Candidatus Leptovillus gracilis DNA encodes the following proteins:
- the crtI gene encoding phytoene desaturase, translating into MSQKVIIIGSGFGALGAAARLAARGYDVELFEKQNKLGGRAYVFEQNGFKFDAGPTVITAPFMFDDIFAAAGRRREEYVEFVQLNPFYRIFNHEGRAFDYNDDPQFIANEIAKWNPADVAGYERFMATTKAIFEKGFVELADKPFLSVGDMLRVAPDLIKLQSYKSVYSYASQFVENDFLRRVFSFHPLLIGGNPFDSSSIYAMIHYLEREWGVHYVKGGTGALVAALAKLTEELGGRFHLNAEVEEIFVHGRRATGIRLADGTIHRADHVISNADVAWTYLNMIPAKARSLRNSDTRYKKLTKYSMSLFVIYFGTKKRYTDTNLAHHNIILSERYKGLLADIFKNKTLSKDFSLYLHMPTLTDPSIAPAGHEAFYVLSPVPHLGADIDWTVTAKPYRDAIMQFLEDNYLPDLQANLVAEHYIDPLHFQNRLNSYMGSAFSVQPVLTQSAWFRPHNRSEDFDNLYFVGAGTHPGAGLPGVLSSSKIAEELIVSSSPLPAAARKPQTVGGQR; encoded by the coding sequence ATGTCACAAAAAGTAATCATCATTGGTAGTGGTTTTGGCGCTCTGGGCGCGGCTGCGCGGCTGGCCGCGCGGGGATACGATGTCGAACTCTTTGAAAAACAAAACAAACTGGGCGGCCGCGCCTACGTCTTTGAACAAAACGGTTTCAAATTTGACGCCGGTCCCACCGTTATCACCGCCCCCTTCATGTTCGACGATATTTTTGCCGCCGCCGGCCGCCGCCGCGAAGAGTATGTTGAATTTGTCCAACTAAATCCCTTTTATCGCATCTTCAACCACGAGGGCCGCGCCTTCGACTACAACGACGACCCGCAGTTCATTGCCAATGAAATCGCCAAATGGAACCCGGCCGACGTCGCCGGTTATGAACGGTTTATGGCGACCACCAAAGCCATCTTCGAGAAAGGCTTTGTCGAATTGGCCGACAAACCCTTCCTGAGCGTCGGCGATATGCTGCGCGTCGCCCCCGACCTCATCAAACTGCAATCCTATAAATCGGTCTACAGCTATGCCTCGCAGTTCGTGGAAAATGATTTCCTGCGCCGCGTTTTTTCTTTCCATCCACTGCTCATTGGCGGCAACCCGTTTGATTCCTCTTCGATTTACGCCATGATCCATTATCTGGAGCGGGAGTGGGGCGTCCATTATGTTAAAGGCGGCACGGGCGCGTTGGTGGCCGCTCTGGCAAAGCTGACGGAAGAATTGGGCGGCCGTTTCCATCTGAATGCCGAGGTAGAGGAGATATTTGTACACGGCCGTCGCGCCACCGGTATTCGCCTGGCCGATGGAACCATCCACCGGGCCGATCACGTCATTTCCAACGCCGACGTGGCCTGGACCTACCTCAACATGATCCCCGCCAAAGCGCGCAGCCTGCGCAACTCCGACACGCGCTACAAAAAACTCACCAAATACAGCATGTCGCTGTTTGTCATCTACTTTGGAACCAAAAAGCGCTATACCGATACCAACCTGGCCCACCACAACATCATCCTCAGCGAACGCTACAAGGGGCTGCTGGCCGACATCTTCAAAAACAAAACCCTATCCAAAGATTTTTCGCTCTACCTGCACATGCCCACCCTCACCGATCCATCCATCGCGCCGGCCGGGCACGAAGCCTTCTATGTTTTATCGCCAGTCCCCCACCTGGGCGCGGACATAGACTGGACCGTCACGGCCAAACCGTACCGCGACGCCATCATGCAGTTCCTCGAAGACAACTACCTGCCAGACCTCCAGGCCAACCTGGTCGCCGAACATTACATTGATCCGTTACACTTCCAGAACCGGCTGAACAGCTACATGGGGTCCGCCTTCTCCGTGCAGCCGGTACTCACCCAATCGGCCTGGTTCCGGCCGCACAACCGCTCAGAAGATTTCGACAACCTTTACTTTGTTGGCGCGGGAACTCACCCCGGCGCGGGCTTGCCTGGCGTGTTGTCTTCATCTAAGATTGCCGAAGAATTAATCGTCAGCAGCTCGCCGCTGCCAGCAGCGGCGCGTAAGCCGCAAACGGTCGGCGGGCAGCGGTGA
- a CDS encoding deoxyribodipyrimidine photo-lyase translates to MTQTGIWWIRRDLRLTDNPALTAALQHSAQLIPVFVVDPALANSGPVRQAFLWAGLRRLDDDLRQLGSYLVVRHGRVPSELAALRQQTNAVLFAEEDYSPYARRRDQAIAADLPLTLVEGVTVHPPETILKADGRPYTVFTPFSKQWRARPYPSPADLLPKPDHITTPPGISSLPVPATPELPTAVPFLPGEAEAQRRLRAFTSGDNAPVFAYADQRNQVDQAGTSQLSPYLRFGMVSARQAVAAARAAWMTAADENGRRSADVWLNELIWREFYVNILYHFPHVLTGSFNPAYDAIVWRNNPAHFAAWQNGRTGFPIIDAAMRQLAATGWMHNRARMIVASFLVKDLLVDWRWGERHFMKQLVDGDPAANNGGWQWTAGTGTDAAPYFRIFNPTTQSEKFDPDGRYIRQWVPELTAVPNAYIHNPAAMPPLEQRRLGVIIGQNYPRPIIDRQQTRLQTLAAYKEARESV, encoded by the coding sequence ATGACCCAAACAGGAATCTGGTGGATACGGCGCGATTTACGCCTGACCGATAACCCGGCTTTAACGGCCGCTTTGCAACACAGCGCGCAGCTCATCCCGGTTTTTGTGGTTGACCCGGCGCTGGCGAACAGCGGCCCCGTGCGGCAGGCTTTTCTGTGGGCTGGGCTGCGCCGCCTGGATGACGACCTGCGCCAATTGGGCAGCTATCTGGTGGTGCGTCACGGCCGTGTCCCATCGGAATTAGCCGCGCTGCGCCAGCAAACCAACGCCGTCCTGTTCGCCGAGGAAGATTATTCGCCCTACGCCCGCCGTCGCGACCAGGCCATCGCCGCCGACCTGCCCCTGACCCTGGTTGAGGGCGTGACGGTTCATCCGCCGGAAACTATTCTGAAAGCAGACGGCCGTCCTTATACGGTATTCACCCCCTTTAGCAAACAGTGGCGGGCACGGCCGTATCCCAGCCCAGCCGATCTCTTGCCCAAACCAGACCATATCACCACCCCACCCGGCATTTCCAGCCTGCCCGTGCCGGCCACACCGGAACTGCCAACGGCCGTACCGTTTTTGCCCGGTGAAGCTGAAGCACAGCGTCGTCTGCGCGCCTTTACCAGCGGCGACAACGCGCCTGTCTTTGCCTACGCTGACCAGCGCAACCAGGTTGATCAGGCGGGTACATCGCAGCTTTCGCCTTATTTGCGCTTTGGTATGGTCTCGGCGCGGCAGGCGGTGGCCGCCGCCCGCGCCGCCTGGATGACCGCTGCCGATGAAAACGGCCGTCGCAGCGCCGACGTCTGGCTCAACGAGCTGATCTGGCGCGAATTCTACGTCAACATCTTGTACCACTTCCCTCATGTGCTGACTGGCAGCTTCAATCCGGCCTACGATGCCATCGTCTGGCGCAACAACCCGGCCCATTTTGCCGCCTGGCAAAACGGCCGTACCGGGTTCCCCATCATAGACGCCGCCATGCGCCAATTGGCCGCTACCGGCTGGATGCACAACCGCGCCCGGATGATCGTCGCCTCGTTTTTGGTGAAAGATTTGCTGGTAGATTGGCGCTGGGGCGAACGCCACTTCATGAAGCAACTGGTAGACGGCGATCCAGCAGCCAACAACGGCGGCTGGCAGTGGACGGCCGGAACCGGCACAGACGCCGCGCCCTACTTCCGTATTTTCAACCCCACCACCCAAAGCGAGAAGTTTGATCCCGACGGCCGTTACATCCGCCAATGGGTTCCAGAGTTAACGGCCGTGCCCAACGCCTACATCCACAATCCGGCGGCCATGCCCCCGCTGGAGCAAAGGCGTCTGGGCGTCATCATCGGCCAGAATTACCCCCGGCCCATCATAGACAGGCAGCAAACACGTTTACAAACCCTGGCGGCTTACAAAGAAGCCCGCGAATCGGTATAA
- a CDS encoding MerR family transcriptional regulator, with translation MSLSKVPTYNLKVVLQETNIKPDTLRAWERRYGLPKPKRTQGRHRLYSEHDIAVIKWLIVRQQEGMSISRAIRLWRNLEETGQNPLDGMHPPLTTQLNQNNGITVPTSVNEVGGSVAGSTISDLRQRWIDGCLRYDELVADSALTQAFALYPADMVCLEVLQKGLAHIGELWFYNKATVQQEHFASALAMRRLNTLVTAAPPPNRPGKIIVACPADEHHVFAPLFLTLMLRYKGWETIYLGANVPREYLETTIASTKPDLIVMTAQQLHSAASLFQVAEFLHQEGISLAYGGRIFSLTPALRGRIAGHFLGEQLDTAVPTIANILSKRPSAPGHEPIAQKYPIARRHFRQRQAAIEAEVWRVLQQEDFPYEHITNANMHLSRDISAALTLGSVSFLGSEVAWTETLLLNYDMPPDLLHRYLDVYRDAARVMMQSEGAPIIEWLQCVTGTSEAPCD, from the coding sequence ATGAGCTTGAGCAAAGTACCAACATATAATCTAAAAGTGGTGTTACAAGAAACCAACATCAAACCAGACACATTGCGCGCCTGGGAGCGTCGCTATGGTTTGCCCAAACCCAAACGCACCCAGGGTAGACATCGCCTTTATTCTGAGCATGATATTGCCGTCATCAAATGGTTAATCGTGCGTCAACAGGAGGGCATGAGTATTAGTAGAGCGATACGGCTGTGGCGCAACTTAGAGGAAACTGGACAAAATCCTCTGGATGGAATGCACCCACCGCTGACCACCCAATTAAACCAAAATAATGGTATCACAGTACCAACAAGTGTCAACGAGGTCGGCGGCAGCGTGGCCGGGTCAACCATTAGCGACTTACGGCAGCGATGGATTGACGGCTGTCTGCGCTACGATGAATTGGTCGCTGATAGCGCCCTGACCCAGGCATTTGCCCTCTATCCGGCCGACATGGTTTGTCTGGAGGTTCTGCAAAAGGGGCTGGCCCACATTGGCGAGCTGTGGTTTTACAACAAAGCGACTGTACAACAGGAGCATTTTGCTTCGGCTTTGGCGATGCGTCGTCTGAATACCCTGGTTACGGCCGCCCCCCCACCCAATCGCCCTGGCAAAATTATCGTCGCCTGCCCGGCCGATGAACACCACGTATTTGCGCCTTTGTTTCTGACGCTGATGCTGCGTTATAAAGGCTGGGAAACTATTTATTTGGGCGCCAATGTGCCACGGGAATATCTGGAGACGACCATTGCCTCAACGAAGCCAGACCTGATAGTAATGACGGCGCAGCAATTGCATTCGGCCGCTTCCTTATTTCAGGTAGCCGAATTTCTGCATCAGGAAGGGATTAGTCTGGCCTATGGCGGACGCATCTTTAGCCTGACGCCGGCGCTGCGCGGGCGCATCGCTGGGCATTTTCTGGGCGAACAGTTGGACACGGCCGTTCCCACCATTGCCAACATTTTGTCCAAACGGCCGTCCGCCCCAGGCCACGAACCCATTGCCCAGAAATACCCAATCGCCCGCCGCCACTTCCGGCAGCGTCAGGCCGCGATCGAAGCCGAAGTGTGGCGCGTCTTACAACAAGAAGATTTCCCCTATGAACACATCACCAACGCCAACATGCACCTGTCCCGGGACATCAGCGCCGCCCTGACGCTGGGCAGCGTCTCTTTTTTGGGGTCAGAAGTGGCCTGGACAGAAACATTGCTGCTAAACTACGATATGCCGCCCGATTTGCTGCACCGCTACCTGGACGTGTACCGGGACGCCGCCAGAGTGATGATGCAGTCCGAAGGCGCGCCGATCATCGAATGGCTACAATGCGTCACCGGAACCAGCGAAGCTCCTTGCGATTAG
- a CDS encoding squalene/phytoene synthase family protein has translation MVVQTRTWENRLLMLADEAWHVGSVSSNAPVADENLLSEAYAQCDAITAKHSRSFHMASSLLPLEKRRAVRALYAFCRITDDIVDCQQVDVSATLAQWRQQAFSNHPSSDNLPAVAWADARLRYQIPLRYAEQLLEGVSRDMVQNRYETFEDLATYSYGVASTVGLMSMHVIGFSGVNAIPYAIKLGLALQMTNILRDVGEDWRRGRLYLPREEMVEFGLSEENIAAGVVDDKWRSFMRFQIERNHQLYEEAAPGIAMLHEDGRFAIAAAAGLYRGILDNIEANSYDVFHRRAFVSTWGKLRRMPGLWWRSRH, from the coding sequence ATGGTTGTACAGACGCGAACCTGGGAGAACCGGTTGTTGATGTTGGCAGATGAGGCATGGCACGTGGGATCTGTTAGTTCCAACGCTCCAGTTGCTGACGAAAATTTGCTCAGCGAAGCCTACGCCCAATGTGATGCCATTACTGCCAAACACAGCCGTTCTTTCCATATGGCGTCTAGCCTGCTGCCGTTGGAAAAGCGACGCGCCGTGCGCGCGTTGTACGCCTTTTGTCGCATTACCGATGACATTGTAGACTGCCAGCAGGTGGACGTATCCGCAACATTAGCGCAGTGGCGGCAACAGGCTTTTTCTAACCATCCATCCAGTGATAATCTGCCGGCCGTCGCCTGGGCCGATGCGCGTTTGCGCTACCAGATTCCCCTACGTTATGCCGAACAACTTTTGGAAGGCGTCTCGCGGGATATGGTGCAAAACCGGTATGAAACCTTTGAAGATTTAGCCACTTATAGCTACGGAGTTGCTTCCACTGTAGGGTTGATGAGTATGCACGTCATCGGCTTCTCTGGTGTAAATGCTATCCCTTACGCCATCAAGTTAGGGCTGGCGCTGCAAATGACCAACATTTTGCGCGATGTGGGCGAAGACTGGCGGCGCGGCCGTTTGTATCTGCCGCGCGAAGAAATGGTAGAGTTTGGTCTGTCTGAAGAAAACATTGCCGCCGGCGTGGTGGACGATAAATGGCGGTCGTTCATGCGCTTTCAGATCGAGCGCAACCACCAACTGTATGAAGAGGCAGCGCCGGGCATTGCGATGCTGCATGAAGACGGCCGTTTCGCCATTGCCGCCGCCGCCGGTTTGTATCGTGGTATCCTGGACAATATCGAAGCCAATAGCTACGATGTGTTTCATCGGCGCGCCTTCGTTAGTACGTGGGGCAAACTGCGCCGTATGCCTGGTCTTTGGTGGCGCAGTCGCCATTAG
- a CDS encoding GTP cyclohydrolase I FolE2 gives MYKAINGHTPTANGNGRVYTNGNNYRTKTAVPATPEANTDSKADTRLVKDLQQRYDLSFMVTPAYKATLPDLQNTDGNRGANVAIQHVGIHNFKVPMTIITREGQPLQIHASITGTVSLDAYKKGINMSRIMRTFYEYDESELNPHTLQQVVYSYLESLESSNARIAVAFDYPLKQQSLRSGLAGYQYYPVVLETVVTPDRGLRQFVHLDFVYSSACPCSYELSVHANLFRGVAAVPHSQRSVAKISVEYTEDFVIEDLVDIARETLQTETQVMVKREDEQAFAELNAANLKFVEDAVRLLYEGLDSDERILDFRVFAAHKESLHSHDAISVIVKGVAGGYDAYLEPFTYRAAAT, from the coding sequence ATGTACAAAGCAATCAATGGTCATACGCCAACTGCGAATGGAAACGGCCGTGTCTATACCAATGGCAACAACTACCGCACCAAAACGGCCGTGCCAGCCACCCCAGAAGCCAACACCGACAGCAAAGCCGATACCCGCCTGGTCAAAGACCTGCAGCAGCGCTACGACCTCAGCTTCATGGTCACGCCGGCTTACAAGGCCACCTTGCCCGACCTGCAAAACACCGACGGCAACCGCGGCGCCAACGTCGCCATTCAACACGTGGGCATACACAACTTCAAAGTGCCCATGACCATCATCACCCGCGAAGGACAGCCGCTGCAAATCCACGCCTCGATCACCGGCACAGTTTCGCTGGATGCCTATAAAAAGGGCATCAACATGAGCCGCATTATGCGCACGTTCTATGAATACGACGAGAGCGAGCTGAATCCACACACCTTGCAGCAGGTGGTCTACAGCTATCTAGAAAGTCTGGAAAGCTCCAACGCCCGTATCGCCGTCGCCTTCGACTACCCCCTAAAGCAGCAAAGTTTGCGCAGTGGTCTGGCCGGTTATCAATACTATCCGGTGGTCCTGGAGACAGTTGTCACACCGGACCGGGGCCTGCGCCAATTTGTCCACCTGGACTTTGTCTATTCCTCGGCCTGCCCGTGCAGCTATGAACTGAGCGTTCATGCCAACCTGTTCCGCGGCGTAGCGGCCGTGCCCCACAGCCAGCGCTCCGTCGCCAAGATTTCGGTGGAGTACACCGAAGACTTTGTGATAGAAGACCTGGTAGACATCGCCCGCGAGACGCTGCAAACAGAAACGCAGGTGATGGTGAAGCGCGAAGATGAGCAGGCCTTTGCCGAACTCAACGCCGCCAACCTGAAATTTGTGGAAGACGCCGTACGCTTGCTGTATGAAGGGTTAGACAGTGACGAGCGTATCCTAGACTTCCGCGTCTTCGCTGCGCACAAAGAATCGCTGCACTCTCACGATGCCATCAGCGTCATCGTCAAAGGCGTCGCCGGCGGTTATGACGCTTATCTGGAGCCATTCACCTACCGGGCCGCGGCGACCTGA
- a CDS encoding SDR family oxidoreductase codes for MMIKWLLRAADTLLDQLILPSYTWPGYALRALTWNSANVEQDMTGQVCLITGANAGLGLATAERLARLGATVYMVARSLERGSRARDQVIAKTGNDRVHLAVLDVSDLTAVTQFVAQFRQQENRLDVLINNASVLLPQRQTSVDGLEQTLATNLIGPFLLTNLLVPLLQASAPARIIWVSSGGMYTQKLDIDMFHTANEPYNGTTAYAQTKRAQIVLTELMAERLAGSGVTVNAMHPGWVDTPGVQSSLPTFRKVMRLGLRSAHQGADTIVWLAAAPQPAHISGQFWFDRRARGTHKFYLNTRSSDAERRQLWAECQRLSASDGLRPMDTKPARSSPLQGTS; via the coding sequence ATGATGATAAAATGGCTTTTGCGCGCGGCCGATACGCTGCTCGATCAACTGATTTTGCCCAGTTACACCTGGCCTGGCTATGCCCTGCGCGCGCTTACCTGGAACAGCGCCAACGTGGAGCAGGATATGACCGGGCAGGTGTGCCTGATCACCGGCGCCAATGCCGGTCTGGGGCTGGCCACGGCCGAACGCCTGGCACGCCTGGGGGCAACGGTTTACATGGTGGCCCGCAGCCTGGAACGAGGCAGCCGGGCACGGGACCAGGTGATTGCCAAAACGGGCAATGACCGGGTGCATCTGGCTGTGCTGGATGTGAGCGATTTAACGGCCGTCACCCAATTCGTCGCCCAATTCCGCCAACAAGAAAACCGCCTGGACGTCCTCATCAACAACGCCAGCGTCTTGCTGCCCCAACGCCAAACCTCGGTAGATGGCCTGGAGCAAACGCTGGCGACCAATCTCATCGGTCCATTCCTGCTGACCAACCTGCTGGTCCCCTTGCTGCAAGCCAGCGCCCCGGCGCGCATCATCTGGGTGTCGTCTGGCGGCATGTATACGCAAAAATTAGACATAGATATGTTCCACACCGCCAACGAACCATACAACGGAACCACCGCCTACGCCCAGACCAAACGCGCCCAAATTGTCCTGACGGAACTCATGGCCGAACGGCTGGCCGGTTCCGGCGTCACCGTCAACGCCATGCACCCCGGCTGGGTAGACACGCCCGGCGTGCAAAGCTCGCTGCCCACGTTCCGCAAAGTGATGCGCCTCGGTTTGCGTTCCGCCCATCAAGGCGCAGACACCATTGTCTGGCTGGCCGCCGCGCCGCAGCCTGCCCATATCAGCGGCCAATTCTGGTTCGACCGGCGCGCGCGTGGAACCCACAAGTTTTACCTGAACACCCGCAGCTCTGACGCCGAACGGCGGCAGTTATGGGCTGAGTGCCAGCGGCTGAGTGCCAGCGACGGACTTCGGCCTATGGATACTAAACCTGCCAGGTCTTCGCCGTTACAAGGAACATCATGA
- a CDS encoding ABC transporter ATP-binding protein: MAQENNLLPSGLPRIESLAMRGIVKKFPGVLANDHVDFDVKAGEIHALLGENGAGKSTLMKILYGLYQPEEGEILLNGRPIAIHSPTDSIAHGIGMIHQHFMLVENVTVAENVALGLKSSRGARLDLDVVSARIRDLAEKYGLQVDPQAIISKLAVGERQRVEIVKALYRGAALLVLDEPTAVLTPQEVDDLFLIFKQMAADGHALIFISHKLHEIFALTDRVSVLRDGRMIGTVNTADVTKADLANMMVGREVLLTRHRPPVAVGDARLRLENVSATNDDGKPVLKNVSFEIRSGEILGVAGVSGNGQRPLAEAIAGLQFVAHGQVLLEGQNVTNLSPAQMFNAGLSYIPEERMHDGVIKNFSVAENAILQDHIRPPFSKGIFLNFKEIANHAQELIESFNVKTPSRETLIKNLSGGNIQKLILARELARQPRVLIAAQPTRGVDIGATEYIHSQLLRQRAEGLATLLISEDLDEVKALSDRIMVLFGGEVMGIVDNDAVTVAQLGLMMAGERAEQVFSG; encoded by the coding sequence ATGGCTCAAGAAAACAACCTTCTTCCCTCTGGTTTGCCACGAATTGAATCATTGGCAATGCGCGGCATTGTCAAGAAGTTCCCCGGCGTGTTAGCCAACGACCACGTGGATTTCGACGTGAAAGCGGGCGAGATTCATGCCCTGTTGGGCGAAAATGGCGCCGGAAAAAGCACCTTGATGAAGATTTTGTATGGCTTGTATCAACCAGAAGAAGGGGAGATTTTGCTGAACGGCCGTCCCATCGCCATCCACTCGCCCACCGATTCCATTGCCCACGGCATCGGCATGATCCATCAGCATTTTATGCTGGTAGAGAATGTGACCGTCGCCGAAAATGTCGCTCTGGGGCTGAAATCGTCTAGAGGGGCGCGGCTGGACCTGGACGTGGTATCGGCGCGCATCCGCGACCTGGCGGAGAAATATGGGCTGCAAGTGGACCCGCAGGCCATCATTTCCAAGTTGGCGGTGGGCGAACGGCAGCGGGTGGAAATTGTGAAGGCGCTCTACCGTGGGGCGGCGCTGTTGGTATTGGATGAGCCAACGGCCGTATTAACCCCCCAAGAAGTAGATGACCTCTTTCTCATCTTCAAACAAATGGCCGCCGACGGCCACGCACTGATTTTTATCTCGCATAAACTGCACGAGATTTTTGCCCTGACCGACCGGGTCAGCGTGCTGCGCGACGGCCGGATGATCGGTACAGTGAACACAGCCGATGTAACCAAAGCCGACCTGGCCAACATGATGGTCGGGCGAGAAGTGCTGCTGACGCGCCACCGCCCACCGGTGGCCGTAGGGGATGCGCGGCTGCGACTGGAAAATGTAAGCGCCACCAACGACGACGGTAAGCCGGTGCTGAAAAACGTCAGTTTTGAAATTCGCAGCGGCGAGATTTTGGGGGTGGCGGGGGTGTCTGGCAATGGGCAACGGCCGTTGGCCGAAGCCATCGCCGGCCTGCAATTTGTGGCCCATGGGCAGGTTTTGCTGGAGGGGCAAAACGTCACCAACCTGTCGCCAGCGCAAATGTTTAACGCCGGCCTTTCCTACATTCCCGAAGAGCGGATGCACGACGGCGTGATCAAAAATTTTTCGGTGGCCGAAAATGCGATTTTGCAGGACCATATCAGGCCGCCGTTTAGCAAAGGCATCTTCCTCAACTTCAAAGAAATCGCCAACCATGCTCAAGAGCTGATTGAATCCTTCAACGTCAAAACGCCCAGCCGGGAAACCCTGATCAAAAATCTTTCCGGCGGCAACATTCAGAAGCTCATCCTGGCGCGGGAATTGGCGCGGCAGCCGCGAGTCCTCATTGCCGCCCAGCCGACGCGCGGCGTGGACATTGGGGCCACCGAGTACATTCACAGCCAGCTTTTGCGCCAACGCGCCGAAGGATTGGCGACGCTGCTCATCTCCGAAGACCTGGATGAGGTGAAGGCGCTGTCTGACCGGATTATGGTGCTGTTTGGCGGCGAGGTGATGGGAATCGTGGATAACGACGCGGTGACGGTGGCCCAGTTGGGCTTGATGATGGCCGGCGAGCGGGCGGAGCAAGTGTTTAGCGGATAA
- a CDS encoding BMP family protein → MALAEEATQVEEEMVAEFEYPEIEPVRIALVMPSTTTDLAWSQSIYDSLLLLQEHYGEDVIEIVYTENMFNVTDAAAAIRDYADSGYNLILAHGAQYGTSLFEIAPDFPETSFAWGTSTNYGADEGVTNVFAYDPRLEQGGYVSGVLAAKLTESGIIGLVGPVDAGDAKLHVDGFVAGVRDTNPDVQVNVSFTGSFGDTALAAEAANTQIAAGADILTGSAQQVVGAIGVAKEAGVPWMGVQSNQTPLAPDIVVATVLYDWRATLLAMIQANQAGEYGGRVFQLTLENGGQTMIYNDNLPEDAVAAAKAAEAGLIDGSIEIVPIPRN, encoded by the coding sequence ATGGCCCTGGCCGAAGAAGCGACTCAGGTCGAAGAAGAAATGGTGGCCGAATTTGAATACCCGGAAATCGAGCCAGTACGCATCGCCCTGGTGATGCCCTCGACCACCACAGACCTGGCCTGGAGCCAATCCATCTACGATTCGCTGCTTCTGCTGCAAGAACATTACGGCGAAGACGTAATTGAAATCGTCTATACCGAAAACATGTTTAATGTTACCGACGCCGCCGCTGCAATCCGCGATTACGCCGACAGTGGTTACAACCTGATCCTGGCGCACGGCGCGCAGTACGGCACATCGTTGTTCGAGATTGCCCCCGACTTCCCGGAAACCAGCTTTGCCTGGGGAACAAGCACCAACTACGGCGCTGATGAAGGCGTAACCAATGTCTTCGCTTACGATCCACGCCTGGAACAGGGTGGTTATGTCAGCGGTGTATTGGCCGCAAAACTAACCGAATCCGGCATCATCGGCCTGGTGGGGCCGGTGGATGCCGGCGACGCCAAACTGCATGTAGATGGCTTTGTCGCTGGCGTGCGCGACACAAATCCTGACGTCCAGGTGAATGTCTCCTTCACCGGTTCCTTTGGCGATACCGCCCTGGCCGCCGAAGCCGCCAATACACAAATCGCCGCCGGCGCGGACATTCTAACCGGTTCGGCGCAGCAGGTGGTGGGGGCTATTGGCGTCGCTAAAGAAGCGGGCGTACCCTGGATGGGCGTACAATCCAATCAAACGCCGCTCGCCCCAGACATCGTGGTGGCGACGGTCCTTTATGATTGGCGCGCTACCTTGTTAGCTATGATTCAGGCCAATCAGGCGGGTGAATATGGCGGTCGGGTTTTCCAATTGACATTGGAAAATGGCGGCCAGACAATGATTTACAACGACAATCTGCCCGAAGACGCCGTGGCTGCCGCTAAGGCCGCCGAAGCCGGGCTTATTGATGGGAGTATCGAAATCGTTCCTATCCCCAGAAACTAA
- a CDS encoding ABC transporter permease, translating to MAHGGGGPRGGGRGRAAFPFSRGARGGGRPPGGGPWRRGPRPRGRGRGGGRGGRAGRRPRGRRRGGERVALVPIATYILNKTTWGLKIRSVGQNPEAADSLGVSVIRVRYASVILGAALAGIAGASLSISLLNIFQENMTNGIGFIAVALVYFGSWTPLGVMIGALLFSSVNALQLWVQVLSLPIPSDVAVMLPYLLTIIALAIPFRRSLQPAALTKPFSRGEN from the coding sequence ATGGCGCATGGAGGGGGGGGCCCCCGGGGGGGGGGGCGGGGGCGGGCGGCCTTTCCCTTTTCCCGGGGCGCCCGTGGGGGGGGGCGGCCGCCCGGCGGGGGCCCCTGGCGGCGGGGGCCCCGCCCCCGGGGCCGGGGGCGGGGCGGCGGAAGGGGGGGCCGGGCGGGGCGGCGCCCGCGGGGGCGGCGGCGGGGGGGCGAAAGGGTCGCCCTGGTTCCCATCGCTACCTACATCCTCAACAAAACCACCTGGGGCCTAAAGATTCGCTCAGTGGGGCAAAACCCGGAAGCGGCCGACTCTTTGGGCGTCAGCGTCATCCGGGTGCGCTATGCCTCGGTGATTCTGGGAGCCGCCCTGGCGGGCATTGCCGGCGCGTCGCTGTCCATCTCGCTGCTCAACATCTTCCAGGAAAATATGACCAATGGTATTGGCTTTATCGCGGTTGCCCTGGTTTATTTTGGCAGTTGGACGCCGCTGGGGGTGATGATCGGCGCACTGCTGTTTAGCTCCGTCAACGCGCTGCAATTGTGGGTACAGGTCCTCAGCCTGCCGATCCCTTCAGACGTGGCCGTTATGCTGCCTTACCTGCTCACCATCATCGCCCTGGCGATTCCTTTCCGCCGCTCTTTGCAGCCGGCAGCCCTGACCAAGCCGTTCTCACGCGGCGAAAATTGA